Proteins from one Flammeovirgaceae bacterium genomic window:
- a CDS encoding undecaprenyl/decaprenyl-phosphate alpha-N-acetylglucosaminyl 1-phosphate transferase — MQPLTILFGPILAFAISFLLLPVLIKLLTRWELYDSEKEHRIHKSFKPSMGGIAIYAGLILSLVVVLPFQEWVKLKYFFISVTLMFIIGLRDDVLGLSPIKKLVGQLLPVSILVVFGNALLGVTIFSFDLSGLATWANVIITSVAIVLITNAYNLIDGLDGLAGTIGIICIFFFGVWFYLIGSIYASLIALSIVGAIVSFLFFNWQPSKIFMGDTGALLIGLLVAYFSIEFLNGNYSLPEGHFLKFQSSVGALMCILIVPVFDTSRVVILRLRQGLSPFKADKNHIHHQFLKLGFDHSKAVLSIASINIAFVLLAWLLRGQPDGVVLPLVAILCLFVNFGLKWAQKYAGANNTII; from the coding sequence GTGCAACCCTTGACAATTCTGTTTGGCCCTATATTGGCGTTTGCCATCTCGTTTTTATTGCTTCCCGTATTAATTAAATTGCTGACCCGGTGGGAATTGTATGACTCCGAAAAAGAACACCGGATCCATAAGTCATTCAAACCATCCATGGGCGGCATTGCCATCTATGCCGGATTGATTTTGTCGCTGGTTGTTGTGCTTCCATTTCAGGAGTGGGTTAAATTGAAGTACTTTTTTATATCAGTGACTTTGATGTTTATAATCGGGCTTCGGGACGATGTTTTAGGGTTAAGCCCTATCAAAAAGCTGGTAGGCCAATTGCTTCCGGTTTCAATCCTTGTGGTATTTGGTAACGCCCTCCTGGGCGTGACTATCTTTTCGTTTGATCTCAGCGGATTGGCAACTTGGGCCAATGTTATTATTACTTCTGTAGCTATTGTCTTAATTACAAATGCCTATAATCTAATCGATGGCCTGGATGGCCTTGCTGGCACTATTGGAATTATTTGCATTTTCTTTTTTGGCGTATGGTTTTATTTGATCGGTTCGATCTATGCCAGTCTTATTGCTTTAAGCATTGTGGGCGCCATTGTGTCTTTTTTGTTTTTTAATTGGCAACCCTCTAAAATATTTATGGGCGATACGGGCGCCCTCTTAATCGGTTTGCTAGTGGCTTATTTCTCAATCGAATTCCTGAATGGTAATTATTCACTGCCCGAAGGCCACTTCTTGAAATTTCAAAGTTCGGTAGGGGCCCTGATGTGCATTTTAATTGTTCCTGTTTTTGATACCTCAAGAGTAGTCATCCTGAGGCTGAGGCAAGGGCTTTCCCCTTTTAAGGCTGACAAAAACCATATTCATCATCAATTTCTCAAACTTGGGTTCGACCACTCAAAGGCCGTGCTTAGCATCGCATCAATCAATATTGCCTTTGTCCTTTTGGCCTGGCTGTTACGGGGACAGCCTGATGGTGTCGTCTTGCCATTGGTTGCCATCCTGTGTTTATTCGTTAATTTTGGCCTCAAATGGGCGCAAAAGTATGCAGGAGCAAATAACACGATTATCTGA